In a genomic window of Lathamus discolor isolate bLatDis1 chromosome 4, bLatDis1.hap1, whole genome shotgun sequence:
- the VTCN1 gene encoding LOW QUALITY PROTEIN: V-set domain-containing T-cell activation inhibitor 1 (The sequence of the model RefSeq protein was modified relative to this genomic sequence to represent the inferred CDS: deleted 2 bases in 2 codons) produces MGMGHRCTVPVAGGYPGLSSLGVQAVTAAAGHQEQGGRALLSTLVESKGCLTAVVVTLAVVTVLIIGFGVSGQRSLRVTALPSPGIIGQRGGLGCAFQPDIRLGSVATRWGKAAAAGLVHEFRGGQDQLPEQAALFQGRTAVCVEPVMGGNASLELREVRLSDAGTYQCSVSTASGSGAALLRYRTGAFSTPRVHVESSSSGDTVQCEAPCWFPHPTVRWTAYSDAGEYLPHVSDTSYELNAESITLKVVSFLHNVTANTTYTCVIENSIAKATGDVKVTDFNITRATNLQLVNLDTESVSSSLPTCHWMLLLPLYLLLI; encoded by the exons ATGGGGATGGGTCACAGATGCACAGTGCCTGTGGCTGGAGGATATCCAGGCCTTTCCTCCTTGGGAGTGCAGGCTGTGACTGCAGCCGCCGGgcaccaggagcagggaggcagagcacTGCTGTCCACCCTGGTGGAGAGCAAAGGCTG CTTGACTGCAGTCGTTGTCACCCTGGCTGTAGTGACTGTCCTGATCATCGGGTTTGGTGTCTCAG GACAGCGCTCCCTCCGTGTGACAGCTCTCCCATCTCCAGGGATCATTGGCCAGCGCGGCGGCCTGGGCTGCGCTTTCCAGCCCGACATCCGG CTGGGCAGCGTGGCGACCCGGTGGGGCAAGGCTGCG GCAGCCGGGCTGGTTCATGAGTTCCGAGGTGGGCAGGACCAGCTGCCGGAGCAAGCTGCGCTGTTCCAGGGCCGCACGGCCGTGTGCGTGGAGCCGGTGATGGGCGGCAATGCCTCCCTGGAGCTGCGGGAGGTGCGGCTCTCCGATGCCGGCACTTACCAGTGCTCCGTCTCCACGGCCAGCGGGAGCGGGGCAGCGCTGCTGCGCTACAGGACAGGAG CCTTCAGCACCCCCAGGGTCCAcgtggaaagcagcagcagtggggacaCGGTGCAGTGCGAAGCCCCATGCTGGTTCCCTCACCCCACGGTGCGCTGGACAGCCTACAGCGATGCTGGGGAGTACCTGCCTCACGTGTCCGATACCAGCTACGAGCTGAACGCTGAAAGCATCACTCTGAAAGTGGTTTCCTTCCTGCACAACGTCACTGCTAACACCACCTACACCTGCGTGATTGAAAACAGCATCGCCAAGGCTACAGGCGACGTCAAAGTGACAG ATTTCAACATTACAAGGGCGACCAACTTGCAGCTGGTTAACCTGGACACAGAGTCAGtgtcctcctcccttccaacctgtcACTGGATGCTCCTGCTTCCCTTGTATCTGCTGTTGATATAA